A portion of the Gossypium arboreum isolate Shixiya-1 chromosome 8, ASM2569848v2, whole genome shotgun sequence genome contains these proteins:
- the LOC108488710 gene encoding uncharacterized protein LOC108488710, protein MSASDDFSNSNSLLVNNSMPTKTATYCEQKTVFVTVYVEKPRRRASLKHSHSIHQIINQELIQHKHGGAGKGYNRRAELLHYSRRLRESARSSASRALQSKPVSSIDQQQPPSKKIRAVQRKATYSRTPACFDKWGILVPSFLKSLKSLLQSKKTENKRKNRSTSNNKIKAVMKSLQSQMQKKWRFLSKPNSRLHKNKHR, encoded by the exons ATGTCAGCTTCCGATGATTTCTCCAACTCAAATTCTCTTCTTGTCAACAACAGCATGCCAACCAAAACG GCAACATACTGTGAACAAAAGACCGTGTTCGTAACTGTTTATGTAGAGAAACCCCGGAGGAGGGCATCGTTGAAGCACAGCCATTCTATTCACCAGATCATCAATCAAGAGCTGATTCAACATAAGCATGGTGGAGCTGGCAAAGGGTACAATAGAAGAGCTGAGCTTCTTCACTACTCTCGGCGCCTAAGGGAGTCTGCTCGATCATCCGCATCCAGAGCTTTACAGTCAAAGCCTGTTTCTTCCATTGATCAGCAGCAGCCACCTTCAAAAAAA ATTAGGGCTGTCCAAAGAAAGGCAACATATTCCAGGACTCCAGCTTGTTTTGACAAATGGGGAATACTGGTTCCAAGTTTTTTAAAATCATTGAAGAGCCTCCTCCAATCCAAGAAAACTGAGAACAAAAGGAAAAATAGATCCACAAGCAATAATAAGATCAAAGCCGTAATGAAAAGCCTACAG AGTCAGATGCAAAAGAAATGGAGGTTTCTTTCAAAACCAAACTCCAGGTTGCATAAGAATAAGCATCGGTAA